The following are from one region of the Ischnura elegans chromosome X, ioIscEleg1.1, whole genome shotgun sequence genome:
- the LOC124170768 gene encoding ubiA prenyltransferase domain-containing protein 1 homolog codes for MGNEDEETQKQKDNHADDKTHMNLTSKRRKLASYVLALRPWTLSASLMPTLLGAALAHKCTGDFSLLILLITAFTVLSVHGAGNAVNTYFDYVKGVDIKTKADDRTLVDALLSVEEVANLGGLLYLAGCLGFVTLAALSPARMEHLALVYFGGLSSSFLYTGGIGLKYIALGDVLVLVLFGPLSVLFAFLAQAGTARWATIFYALPLALNAEAILHGNNTRDLEADRRAGIVTLAILAGHTVSHVLYAFLLFTPYIMFVVLSLHHSIWFLLPLVTLPAAFQLEKELRSSGGMQAVPRKTAQLNLFFGLLYVLTCTLINSEKLPYINQ; via the exons ATGGGAAATGAGGATGAAGAGACTCAGAAGCAAAAAGACAATCATGCTGATGATAAAACCCACATGAATTTAACttctaaaagaagaaaattagcTTCGTATGTTTTAGCCTTGCGACCTTGGACTCTGAGTGCATCTCTAATGCCTACTCTTTTGGGAGCTGCCCTCGCTCATAAGTGTACCGGAGATTTTAGCTTATTGATTCTATTAATTACGGCATTTACAGTTCTCTCTGTACATGGTGCTGGAAATGCTGTTAATACATACTTCGATTATGTGAAG GGTGTGGACATCAAAACAAAGGCCGATGATCGAACATTAGTGGATGCACTGCTTTCTGTTGAGGAAGTCGCCAATTTAGGAGGCCTTCTCTACCTCGCTGGGTGTCTCGGATTTGTTACCCTTGCAGCTCTGTCTCCAGCTCGAATGGAGCATCTTGCTCTAGTATATTTCGGCGGTCTCTCCTCATCTTTCCTCTACACTGGTGGCATTGGACTGAAATACATCGCTCTTGGGGATGTGTTGGTTTTGGTGCTCTTCGGCCCGCTCTCTGTGCTCTTTGCATTCTTAGCTCAAGCAGGTACTGCACGCTGGGCCACTATTTTCTATGCGCTTCCTTTAGCTTTGAATGCAGAAGCAATTCTTCATGGAAATAATACGAGGGACTTAGAAGCCGATCGACGGGCTGGCATAGTGACATTGGCTATTTTGGCTGGCCACACTGTTTCGCACGTACTGTATGCCTTTCTATTATTCACACCATATATTATGTTTGTTGTTCTGTCATTGCATCACTCCATATGGTTCCTTTTGCCCCTTGTAACTCTACCAGCAGCCTTTCAGCTGGAAAAAGAACTACGCTCAAGTGGTGGGATGCAAGCAGTCCCACGAAAGACAGCGCAACTGAATCTATTTTTTGGGCTTCTGTATGTTTTAACATGCACTCTGATCAACTCAGAGAAACTGCCTTATATTAATCAGTGA